The following are encoded together in the Streptomyces sp. NBC_00358 genome:
- a CDS encoding very short patch repair endonuclease translates to MSRQASKDTNAELAVRRLLHAAGLRYRVEYPVPGMARRRIDVAFTRTKVAVLIDGCFWHGCPQHATQPKANAEWWRQKLDRNMARDLETTEHLTAQGWTVLRFWEHEGPEDVAAQVKAAVERRPAGRSDKGEAWGT, encoded by the coding sequence ATGTCCCGTCAGGCCAGCAAGGACACGAACGCCGAGCTGGCCGTGCGACGCCTCCTGCATGCGGCCGGCCTGCGCTATCGCGTGGAGTACCCGGTGCCGGGCATGGCGCGGCGGCGCATCGACGTGGCGTTCACCAGGACCAAGGTGGCCGTTCTGATCGACGGGTGCTTCTGGCACGGGTGCCCGCAACACGCGACGCAACCGAAGGCGAACGCGGAGTGGTGGCGCCAGAAACTGGATCGGAACATGGCCCGCGACCTGGAGACGACGGAGCACCTGACCGCACAAGGGTGGACAGTGTTGCGGTTCTGGGAGCACGAGGGGCCCGAGGATGTCGCGGCCCAGGTGAAAGCAGCCGTGGAACGGCGTCCGGCAGGACGCTCCGACAAGGGGGAAGCGTGGGGAACCTGA
- a CDS encoding DNA cytosine methyltransferase: MTSTAPQQSSLDRPFVLDLFAGPGGLDVAAHTLDIPSFGIEWDKSACLTRYAAGLDTLHADVSAVRRDAFESLPPEINVLAGGPPCQTYSVAGHGAGREALEEVEKYIDRLMAGDSDEEIDRDLRKFSNDQRTGLILEPLRYAIQATRSPNRANRPYDVIVLEQVPTVEPVWEQYAKALRDKGLPDGTKYEVAFGVLATETYGVPQTRSRAVLIARRVGLGEPELPPPTHHAYEPKKWNQRNAPAESEVHQPTLDDDSPAPEAAEHPEKTNTDLKPWRSMGDVLHEPVGTRTKRFLVRSNYGSSGHPGRRGVRTDEQPAATVTGRISRFVVFEHLDERIVQEGARFTMNEAGILQSFPPDYPWSGTAQAQQVGNAVPPAFGMHLLGAALGLPVPDTEALHKPWTAATEEQRAKLRSHGCGDADTCTDRCPRAQDQKPPPSSRPRKKKASAD; encoded by the coding sequence ATGACCAGCACGGCGCCCCAGCAGTCCAGCCTCGACAGACCCTTTGTCCTGGATCTCTTCGCGGGACCCGGGGGGCTGGACGTCGCCGCGCACACGCTCGACATCCCGAGCTTCGGCATCGAGTGGGACAAGAGCGCATGCCTGACCCGGTACGCGGCGGGCCTGGACACCCTCCACGCCGATGTGAGCGCGGTTCGCCGGGACGCGTTCGAGTCACTGCCGCCCGAGATCAATGTGCTTGCGGGTGGACCTCCGTGCCAGACGTACTCGGTGGCCGGACACGGCGCAGGCCGCGAAGCCTTGGAGGAGGTCGAGAAGTACATCGACCGGCTGATGGCGGGCGACTCTGACGAGGAGATCGACAGAGACCTGAGGAAGTTCAGCAATGACCAGCGCACCGGCCTGATTCTCGAGCCGCTTCGATACGCGATTCAGGCGACCAGGAGTCCGAACCGCGCGAACCGCCCGTACGACGTCATCGTCCTGGAGCAGGTGCCCACGGTCGAGCCGGTCTGGGAGCAGTACGCGAAGGCTCTGAGAGACAAGGGTCTGCCCGACGGCACCAAGTACGAAGTCGCCTTCGGTGTTCTCGCCACCGAGACCTACGGGGTGCCCCAGACGCGATCACGTGCGGTGCTGATCGCTCGGCGTGTGGGACTCGGTGAGCCCGAGTTGCCTCCGCCGACCCACCACGCCTACGAGCCGAAGAAGTGGAACCAGAGGAACGCCCCGGCCGAGAGCGAGGTCCATCAGCCGACCCTGGACGACGACAGTCCCGCACCGGAGGCCGCGGAACATCCGGAGAAGACCAATACGGACCTGAAACCGTGGAGGTCGATGGGCGACGTGCTCCACGAACCGGTGGGCACGCGGACCAAGCGCTTTTTGGTGCGCTCGAACTACGGCAGCTCCGGGCACCCGGGACGACGCGGGGTCCGCACCGACGAGCAGCCGGCAGCCACCGTCACCGGCCGTATCTCCCGCTTCGTGGTCTTCGAACACCTCGATGAGCGCATCGTCCAGGAGGGCGCACGCTTCACCATGAACGAGGCAGGGATATTGCAGAGCTTCCCGCCGGACTACCCGTGGTCCGGTACGGCACAGGCCCAACAGGTGGGCAACGCCGTACCGCCCGCCTTCGGCATGCACCTGCTGGGCGCCGCTCTGGGCCTTCCTGTGCCCGACACCGAGGCCCTCCACAAGCCGTGGACGGCGGCAACGGAGGAGCAACGGGCCAAGCTACGGAGCCACGGCTGCGGGGACGCGGACACATGCACGGACAGGTGCCCACGCGCACAGGACCAGAAGCCGCCGCCCTCCTCACGCCCGCGCAAGAAGAAGGCGTCGGCAGACTAG
- a CDS encoding sacsin N-terminal ATP-binding-like domain-containing protein, producing MPSSSPSVVQTVLEQSSRVLHTYAVDPGLVAEHANGERRITQGGYGDRQLFELVQNAADEMAGEPGGRVCIILTDTHLYCANEGDPVTSEGAETILRMSMSKKRGGQIGRFGVGVKSVLVVTDAPEFFSSTGSFGFDRAWSYEQIKAVPGVTARYGPDFDAPVLRMARPLDVRAERTADAVLNELLDWATTVVRLPLLPRADDRLGKDMHGGRAKDHGEPREEFPMGFQLFSPHVAKVVLEDRRPRPMARRTLTARQTGDLHTVIEERTGKAVATDRWRVFSTTHEPGPSARADAGELHDRLLLDLAWGVPALAKDPESGLYVSPRSRGRGTFWSFFPTKYEMSLSGILNGAWKTNEDRQNLLDSSPFNQEMIKVSAKLVVDSLPALAPAEDPAAYLPLLPGRVKEAISWADEFLTREVWARTADRPSLPDQDGVLRVPTELRIHPRFDRDLRKLSGWLRMWNECPGRPSNWLHPSVEADALRSGKVEHIIGAAGHERTGVREWLEALVESGTPEASAVAVRILADMIETHSPFAEEARKAHIVLTEEHGLVAPVHGRVFRRADHGGLREALVYVVDKLAEDPSLAHALNVLGIREADVEGRFFSVLDQGFDHYSDSDWERFWELFRLAGVRRLTHKVLERVPTARSTLRVRTADGRFRPVENCMLPGAVVDATRDPSIAVDMAFHSDDTPFFPQVGLRERPSGGVQPRADEAWFEEYRAAVHAAHLRSLDSRAPRPTLNRMKVEGAAIGGPLHLFRALSEESRAAFLKVLPDDAVVDNWTRQIGAQTSTRQPVISPIRWMLRKFGTVATSQGIKPLTEAVGPQLTGYRDVLPVADISPDKARRLRLPTTVDEVPADRWDALLDEVTRSEDDSFVGATYVMLTRFGADFPEDALTRCRIGEVWGTRPDDEITIAVGAAQYRALRAEQLPALLVPTAEDAELMIEKWGMLRYADVISRETREVPEGDPVPLVELFPALRQRLNSGHRSSTVQRCGELEEVTRTPNGTHASPLDAVRQGGTVKVRVPLEPEAMLRLIDRELGLGLGAAGCRAVLEHQDRMARDNELKETQKAVRDAADVVSKIELLIGADALRAGLPEGLMEAEMQEIGGAEPSGRRIAQMAFNAHGDGVLQQHARDIQARFPNAPVAYGGSSGAIAFVSELRLPVAFAGSRTPSPPPFETVEGPRDFPSLHDYQEDLVRNISTMLDRLAPQRGMLSLPTGAGKTRVTAEAVIRWVKRVGDLKGPLLWIAQTEELCEQAVQSWKFVWSKVGAERPLTISRLWSTNEVGNVVDHPHLVVATDAKLERCLGSDQYVWLREAALVVVDEAHTAISKRYTEILGRLGLTQYETGRHLLGLTATPFRNTNEEETRRLVSRFGNRRLDQGVFPSGDPYRDLQNWGMLAQVEHRTLEGGRIELTRDEKTHADRMAVLSRSAEQRLADDHARSRRIVDSVAELPDDWPTLLFATSVDHAKYLAAMLNDRGVPSAAVDSTTSAQDRRTRIENFRSGRIRVLANYGVLTQGFDAPATRAVVVARPVYSTNVYQQMIGRGLRGPRNGGKDSCLILNISDNITNFDTDLAFTEFEHLWSRK from the coding sequence GTGCCTTCTTCGTCCCCTTCCGTAGTCCAAACGGTTCTCGAACAGTCTTCGCGCGTCCTGCATACTTACGCAGTGGACCCTGGCCTCGTGGCCGAGCACGCCAATGGTGAACGCCGGATCACCCAGGGTGGGTATGGTGATCGCCAGCTCTTCGAACTCGTCCAGAACGCGGCGGACGAAATGGCCGGAGAGCCGGGCGGGCGAGTTTGCATAATCCTCACGGATACCCATCTGTACTGCGCGAACGAGGGCGATCCGGTCACTTCGGAGGGTGCTGAGACAATTCTTCGAATGAGCATGTCGAAAAAGCGAGGAGGGCAGATCGGACGTTTCGGAGTAGGCGTCAAATCCGTCCTCGTGGTGACCGACGCACCTGAATTCTTCAGCAGCACGGGAAGTTTCGGATTCGACCGTGCCTGGTCGTACGAGCAGATCAAAGCCGTACCTGGCGTGACAGCGCGCTACGGCCCGGACTTCGACGCTCCCGTGCTGCGCATGGCTCGACCTCTCGACGTACGGGCCGAGCGCACTGCCGATGCCGTCCTGAACGAGCTGCTGGACTGGGCCACCACCGTTGTTCGACTCCCGTTGCTCCCCAGGGCCGACGACCGGCTGGGAAAGGACATGCACGGTGGCCGCGCCAAGGACCACGGCGAGCCTCGCGAGGAATTCCCGATGGGCTTCCAGCTCTTCTCCCCGCACGTCGCCAAGGTCGTGCTGGAGGACCGCCGGCCCCGGCCCATGGCCCGACGCACGCTGACCGCCAGGCAGACCGGCGACCTGCACACAGTCATTGAGGAGCGGACCGGAAAGGCCGTCGCCACCGATCGGTGGCGCGTGTTCAGCACCACCCACGAGCCCGGTCCGAGTGCTCGGGCGGATGCCGGAGAGCTGCACGACCGGCTTCTGCTCGACCTCGCCTGGGGTGTCCCCGCCTTGGCGAAGGATCCAGAGAGCGGTCTGTACGTCAGCCCGCGGTCGCGCGGACGCGGAACATTCTGGTCCTTCTTCCCGACCAAGTACGAAATGTCGCTGAGCGGCATTCTCAACGGAGCCTGGAAGACCAACGAGGACAGGCAGAACCTGCTGGACTCCTCCCCCTTCAACCAAGAGATGATCAAGGTCTCGGCGAAGCTCGTCGTCGACTCCCTCCCCGCCCTGGCACCGGCCGAGGACCCGGCCGCCTACCTCCCCCTGCTGCCCGGCCGCGTCAAGGAGGCGATCAGCTGGGCCGACGAGTTCCTGACCCGAGAGGTCTGGGCCCGCACCGCGGACCGCCCCTCCCTGCCCGACCAGGACGGCGTGCTGCGCGTACCCACGGAACTGCGGATCCACCCGCGGTTCGACAGGGACCTGAGGAAACTGTCCGGCTGGCTGCGGATGTGGAACGAGTGCCCCGGGCGCCCATCGAACTGGCTGCACCCGAGCGTGGAGGCGGACGCCCTCCGTTCCGGAAAGGTCGAGCACATCATCGGTGCGGCCGGACACGAACGGACCGGTGTCCGTGAGTGGCTGGAGGCCTTGGTCGAGAGCGGCACCCCCGAAGCATCGGCAGTGGCCGTCCGCATCCTCGCGGACATGATCGAGACCCACTCCCCCTTCGCCGAGGAGGCTCGCAAGGCCCACATCGTGCTCACCGAGGAGCACGGTCTCGTCGCCCCTGTACACGGCAGGGTGTTCCGCCGCGCCGACCATGGCGGGCTGCGCGAGGCACTGGTGTACGTGGTCGACAAACTGGCCGAGGATCCGTCGCTGGCCCATGCGCTCAACGTCCTCGGCATTCGTGAGGCCGATGTCGAGGGCCGGTTCTTCAGCGTCCTGGACCAGGGCTTCGATCACTACAGCGACTCGGACTGGGAGCGGTTCTGGGAGCTGTTCCGTCTGGCGGGGGTACGGCGCCTGACCCACAAAGTCCTGGAGCGGGTGCCCACTGCGCGCTCGACACTCCGCGTGCGGACCGCCGACGGCCGCTTCAGGCCGGTCGAGAACTGCATGTTGCCCGGTGCTGTCGTCGACGCGACGCGTGATCCGAGCATCGCCGTCGACATGGCGTTCCACTCCGACGACACCCCGTTCTTCCCCCAGGTCGGCCTGCGGGAGCGGCCTTCCGGTGGAGTGCAGCCCCGAGCGGACGAGGCATGGTTCGAGGAGTACCGCGCGGCTGTCCACGCCGCCCACCTGCGCAGCCTGGACAGCCGCGCTCCGCGCCCCACACTGAATCGGATGAAGGTCGAGGGCGCCGCGATCGGTGGCCCGCTCCACCTCTTCCGTGCCCTCTCCGAGGAATCGCGCGCCGCCTTCCTGAAGGTCCTGCCCGACGACGCTGTGGTGGACAACTGGACGCGGCAGATCGGTGCGCAGACCAGCACCCGCCAGCCGGTGATCTCGCCGATCCGGTGGATGCTCAGGAAGTTCGGCACGGTCGCCACCTCCCAGGGGATCAAGCCGCTGACGGAGGCCGTCGGCCCCCAGCTGACCGGCTACCGCGACGTGCTGCCGGTGGCGGACATCTCCCCCGACAAGGCGCGCCGGCTGCGACTCCCGACCACCGTCGACGAGGTTCCCGCCGACCGTTGGGACGCGCTCCTCGACGAGGTCACCCGCAGCGAGGACGACTCCTTCGTCGGCGCCACCTACGTGATGCTGACCCGGTTCGGCGCGGACTTCCCCGAGGACGCTTTGACCCGATGCCGGATCGGCGAGGTCTGGGGCACCCGTCCCGACGACGAGATCACGATCGCCGTCGGAGCGGCTCAGTACCGGGCTCTTCGCGCGGAGCAGCTCCCCGCCCTCCTCGTACCGACCGCCGAGGATGCCGAGCTGATGATCGAGAAGTGGGGGATGCTCCGCTACGCCGACGTGATCAGCCGAGAGACCCGTGAAGTACCGGAGGGTGACCCCGTGCCTCTGGTCGAGCTGTTCCCCGCGCTGCGGCAGCGCCTGAACAGCGGCCACAGGAGCAGCACGGTACAACGGTGCGGCGAGTTGGAGGAGGTCACCCGTACGCCGAACGGCACACACGCCTCCCCCTTGGACGCCGTGCGCCAAGGCGGCACCGTCAAGGTCCGCGTGCCTCTGGAACCCGAAGCGATGCTGCGTCTCATCGACCGCGAACTCGGCCTCGGCCTCGGCGCCGCCGGTTGCCGCGCGGTGCTGGAGCACCAGGACCGGATGGCTCGCGACAACGAGCTGAAGGAGACGCAGAAGGCGGTGCGCGACGCCGCCGACGTGGTGTCCAAGATCGAGCTGCTGATCGGCGCCGACGCGCTCAGGGCCGGCCTCCCGGAGGGACTGATGGAGGCCGAGATGCAGGAGATCGGAGGCGCGGAGCCGTCCGGGCGCAGGATCGCGCAGATGGCGTTCAACGCGCACGGTGACGGAGTGCTCCAGCAGCACGCCCGGGACATTCAGGCGCGTTTTCCCAACGCTCCCGTGGCGTACGGGGGTTCGTCGGGGGCCATTGCGTTCGTCTCGGAGCTGAGACTGCCTGTCGCCTTCGCCGGTTCGAGGACTCCGTCCCCGCCTCCGTTCGAGACCGTGGAGGGCCCTCGGGACTTCCCCAGCCTCCACGACTATCAGGAGGACCTGGTTCGGAACATCTCCACCATGCTCGACCGGCTGGCCCCGCAGCGGGGCATGCTCTCCCTGCCGACCGGTGCCGGCAAGACCCGGGTCACCGCCGAGGCCGTGATCCGTTGGGTGAAGCGGGTCGGCGATCTCAAGGGCCCGCTGCTGTGGATCGCGCAGACCGAGGAGCTGTGCGAACAGGCGGTGCAGAGCTGGAAATTCGTCTGGAGCAAGGTGGGTGCCGAGCGCCCGCTCACCATCAGCCGGCTGTGGAGCACCAACGAGGTCGGGAACGTCGTCGATCACCCGCACTTGGTGGTCGCCACCGACGCCAAGCTGGAACGGTGCCTGGGCAGCGACCAGTACGTCTGGCTGCGCGAGGCGGCGCTGGTGGTCGTGGACGAGGCACACACCGCCATCTCCAAGCGGTACACCGAGATCCTGGGCCGGTTGGGGCTCACCCAGTACGAGACCGGCCGGCATCTGCTCGGCCTGACCGCCACGCCGTTCCGGAACACCAACGAGGAGGAGACCCGCCGCCTGGTCAGCCGCTTCGGCAACCGGCGCCTCGACCAAGGAGTCTTCCCGTCGGGCGACCCGTACCGTGACCTGCAGAACTGGGGCATGCTCGCCCAGGTCGAGCACCGCACCCTCGAAGGCGGCCGTATCGAACTCACCCGGGACGAGAAGACACACGCCGATCGCATGGCCGTACTCTCCCGTTCCGCCGAACAGCGACTCGCCGATGACCATGCCCGCAGTCGGCGCATCGTCGACTCGGTGGCCGAACTGCCGGACGACTGGCCGACATTGCTCTTCGCCACCTCTGTCGATCACGCCAAATACCTGGCGGCCATGCTCAACGACCGGGGCGTCCCGTCCGCCGCCGTGGACTCGACGACCAGCGCGCAGGACCGTCGGACGCGCATCGAGAACTTCCGCAGCGGACGCATCCGGGTCCTCGCCAACTACGGTGTGCTGACCCAGGGGTTCGACGCCCCGGCCACGCGCGCCGTGGTCGTGGCCCGGCCGGTCTACAGCACCAACGTGTACCAGCAGATGATCGGTCGGGGACTGCGCGGACCGCGCAACGGCGGCAAGGACAGCTGCCTGATCCTCAACATCAGCGACAACATCACCAACTTCGACACCGACCTCGCCTTCACCGAGTTCGAGCACCTGTGGAGCAGAAAGTGA
- a CDS encoding DNA cytosine methyltransferase translates to MGNLTFVDVCSGAGGLALGLEQAGFEPRLLLDEEELAVTTLRTNRPLWNVLHTDLLDFDPAEHPVSHDVDLLAAGLPRVRSSATAHRVDTGLEERLLEAAVYLVHAIRPRAVLIENVPELVHSDIHQLFRDFVHAELDHLGYVAHWLVMNAVDFGVPQNRKHGVLVAVRHEWAEAFRLPVPTVREPITVGTALGPSMAARGWTDAARWAAQADRPAPTLVGGSKNRGGADLGPSRAKEKWATMGVNAHTVGDEIPGPDFVWDPELGREHMVKLTVEQAALVQGFPATWQISGRKTARYRQVGHATPPPVGKALGLAVAEALKQ, encoded by the coding sequence GTGGGGAACCTGACCTTCGTCGATGTGTGCTCCGGAGCGGGCGGGCTCGCCCTCGGACTGGAGCAGGCGGGGTTCGAGCCGCGCCTGCTGCTGGACGAGGAGGAACTCGCCGTCACGACCCTGCGGACCAACCGGCCGTTGTGGAACGTGCTGCACACAGACCTGCTGGACTTCGATCCGGCCGAGCACCCCGTGAGTCACGACGTGGACCTCCTCGCCGCCGGCCTGCCACGGGTGAGGTCGAGCGCGACCGCCCATCGAGTGGACACGGGGTTGGAAGAACGGCTGTTGGAAGCAGCCGTGTATCTCGTTCACGCGATCAGGCCACGTGCGGTTCTCATCGAGAACGTCCCCGAACTCGTTCACTCGGACATCCATCAGCTCTTCCGGGATTTCGTCCATGCCGAACTGGACCACCTGGGATACGTCGCCCATTGGCTCGTCATGAACGCCGTCGATTTCGGTGTACCGCAGAACCGCAAGCACGGCGTTCTTGTGGCGGTCCGACACGAGTGGGCCGAGGCGTTCCGGCTGCCGGTACCCACCGTCCGAGAACCGATCACGGTCGGTACCGCGTTGGGGCCGTCCATGGCCGCACGTGGTTGGACGGACGCCGCCCGTTGGGCCGCCCAGGCCGACCGACCCGCTCCGACGCTGGTCGGTGGGTCGAAGAACCGGGGTGGTGCCGACCTGGGCCCCTCCAGGGCCAAGGAGAAGTGGGCCACGATGGGCGTGAACGCACACACCGTGGGTGATGAAATCCCCGGCCCGGACTTCGTCTGGGACCCGGAACTCGGCAGGGAGCACATGGTGAAGCTCACGGTCGAGCAGGCAGCGCTGGTGCAGGGCTTCCCTGCGACGTGGCAGATCAGCGGGCGGAAGACCGCCCGTTACCGCCAAGTCGGACACGCGACCCCGCCTCCTGTCGGGAAGGCTCTTGGGCTGGCCGTCGCCGAAGCGCTGAAACAGTGA
- a CDS encoding helix-turn-helix transcriptional regulator, whose translation METGEEFGPWLARQLKLAGKTQAELADELQLTRAAVSAWITGRSTPRPTVMTDIAVALGTDVGTVHTRTTDTQAGLPVTWYHRPGYSDGGRDLGNAAAFAFDADVQVLARETCQNSLDERLTENGRPVRVRYTLHELTGEALDSFREAILWNDLFPHYSAVSEVAGNQKVGRVVDAGVRDMYEKRRLVLLRVDDYNASGLIGDDYADGKFAAVVRRQLESLKSGPGAGGSYGLGKATLWATSALGLVLINSTLSVPHEGRTERRVIGRLELPWRQVDGEPYAGPAWFGRPDPDSPGARIARSWWADEETVARLHLARENDEPGTSFLIVGAHDVASLEGNTADADDESIGDEEGDEDTRDIRKMHGRLVEALGRDFWAAMTGGGNRLPLLDVSVRALRNGKEVVPERQVDPSVEQPSRTRALRAHYEGTTVDRLTEAGQVAARSVPLKLPLSGGAHGTLGTHQAVLLVTEAEGDRDGDGGKNKVHSLRGNRMTVKRTGVQRLPLGTNPFQAVLLVGEAAGEAAPFAKEAEEFLRAAEPPEHDRWGQTEELTLRWSPSAYRRISALTAEVNNAVRELVARPKRGNREGGEAVRKALTVRTRPKAKAPAGPVVPVLDKLDAAVGDDGEWRITAEVSIPRGDEIVPMVPVAQLDVRSGGRPKLEWAELVAVDGCEVEDGTLRFLPGTRRAKFRGSTDVTSHPVRTTLTRLVLELRAGKGD comes from the coding sequence GTGGAGACAGGTGAGGAGTTCGGGCCCTGGCTGGCCCGACAGCTCAAGCTCGCGGGGAAGACGCAGGCCGAACTGGCCGACGAGCTCCAGCTGACTCGGGCAGCCGTGTCCGCGTGGATCACCGGCAGGTCGACTCCTCGCCCGACCGTCATGACGGACATCGCCGTGGCGCTCGGCACGGACGTGGGTACGGTGCACACCCGCACCACCGACACCCAGGCCGGCCTCCCCGTCACCTGGTACCACCGTCCCGGGTACTCCGACGGCGGTCGGGACCTGGGCAATGCCGCGGCCTTCGCCTTCGACGCCGACGTGCAGGTACTTGCCCGCGAGACCTGCCAGAACAGCCTGGACGAGCGACTCACGGAGAACGGGCGCCCGGTCCGGGTCCGTTACACCCTGCACGAACTCACCGGTGAGGCCCTGGACTCCTTCCGTGAGGCGATCCTCTGGAACGATCTGTTTCCGCACTACTCCGCCGTCTCGGAAGTCGCCGGTAACCAGAAGGTCGGTCGGGTCGTGGACGCCGGGGTGCGCGACATGTACGAGAAGCGCCGCCTTGTCCTGCTGCGTGTCGATGACTACAACGCCTCCGGGCTCATCGGCGACGACTACGCGGACGGCAAGTTCGCCGCCGTGGTCAGACGTCAACTGGAGAGTCTCAAGTCCGGCCCCGGCGCGGGTGGTTCGTACGGTCTGGGCAAGGCGACGCTGTGGGCCACCAGCGCGCTCGGACTCGTGCTCATCAACTCCACCCTGTCCGTGCCTCACGAAGGCCGTACCGAGCGACGGGTCATCGGCCGTCTGGAACTGCCCTGGCGTCAGGTGGACGGCGAGCCGTACGCAGGGCCCGCGTGGTTCGGTCGCCCCGACCCCGATTCACCTGGTGCCAGGATCGCCCGTTCGTGGTGGGCGGACGAGGAGACCGTGGCACGCCTGCATCTGGCCAGGGAGAACGACGAACCCGGTACGTCCTTCCTCATCGTCGGCGCGCACGACGTCGCGAGTCTGGAGGGGAACACAGCCGACGCCGATGACGAGTCGATCGGTGACGAGGAGGGCGACGAGGACACGCGTGACATCCGCAAGATGCACGGCCGTCTGGTCGAGGCCCTCGGCCGTGACTTCTGGGCGGCGATGACCGGAGGAGGCAACAGGCTCCCTCTCCTGGACGTGTCAGTCCGTGCCCTGCGGAACGGCAAGGAAGTCGTGCCCGAGAGGCAGGTGGACCCGTCTGTCGAGCAGCCGTCCCGGACCCGCGCCCTCAGAGCCCACTACGAGGGCACCACGGTTGATCGCCTCACCGAGGCCGGGCAGGTGGCGGCGCGAAGCGTGCCGTTGAAGCTGCCGCTCTCGGGTGGCGCCCATGGGACGCTCGGTACACACCAGGCGGTCCTGTTGGTCACCGAGGCAGAGGGGGACAGGGACGGCGACGGGGGGAAGAACAAGGTGCACTCGCTCCGCGGCAACCGCATGACCGTCAAGAGGACCGGCGTTCAGAGGTTGCCGCTAGGAACCAATCCGTTCCAGGCCGTTCTGTTGGTGGGTGAGGCGGCCGGGGAAGCCGCGCCCTTCGCGAAGGAGGCCGAGGAATTCCTGCGTGCGGCGGAACCTCCCGAGCACGACCGCTGGGGACAGACGGAGGAGTTGACTCTGCGCTGGTCCCCGTCCGCTTACCGGCGGATCAGCGCGCTGACCGCCGAGGTCAACAACGCGGTCAGGGAACTTGTCGCACGGCCGAAGCGCGGCAACCGCGAAGGCGGTGAGGCCGTACGCAAGGCGTTGACCGTGAGAACGAGGCCCAAGGCCAAGGCGCCCGCCGGGCCGGTCGTTCCGGTGCTGGACAAACTCGACGCGGCAGTCGGCGACGACGGGGAATGGCGGATCACCGCCGAAGTGAGCATCCCGCGTGGCGACGAGATCGTCCCGATGGTCCCGGTCGCACAGCTGGACGTGCGTTCAGGAGGCCGTCCGAAGCTGGAATGGGCGGAACTCGTGGCCGTCGACGGCTGCGAGGTGGAGGACGGGACCCTGCGTTTCCTGCCCGGAACGCGCCGCGCGAAGTTCCGAGGTTCCACCGATGTCACCAGTCACCCGGTCAGGACCACGCTCACCCGTCTCGTCCTCGAACTCCGCGCCGGCAAGGGGGACTGA
- a CDS encoding DUF6339 family protein, translating into MITQPNHVPERLGLLATSAVDPFLTEELLKGEQVHGGIDLAKLVEPLPEEDARWWVEPIRSLVEDAMFEFREDRTRADAWLAPRLHATLRLTRREAADKRLWNHLALAVAPDYVAWRHLSEPTAKRPDRRIAAERFRGPADRQCFSRLWWAAELFRNGSDYEPVEAACGNQDLIHTVLRMELIDHRPTAQALVRLLQQGQVTTGREIFGLSVAINAAGATLIYDILGQDQPRDPVHLRDWIAEAESAPPVERYELPKGPDEDSVPEESVAALTSYFAELFETAPVRGRKSTD; encoded by the coding sequence GTGATCACCCAGCCGAACCACGTACCGGAGCGCCTGGGGCTGCTCGCCACCTCGGCCGTCGATCCGTTCCTGACCGAGGAACTGCTCAAAGGCGAACAGGTTCACGGTGGCATCGATCTCGCCAAGCTCGTCGAGCCGCTCCCCGAGGAGGACGCCAGGTGGTGGGTCGAGCCGATCCGAAGCCTGGTGGAGGACGCCATGTTCGAGTTCCGGGAGGACCGCACCCGAGCCGACGCATGGCTTGCGCCACGCCTCCATGCCACGCTGCGCCTGACACGGCGGGAAGCGGCGGACAAGCGTCTGTGGAACCACCTGGCCCTGGCGGTGGCCCCTGACTACGTCGCCTGGCGGCACCTGTCGGAGCCGACGGCGAAGAGGCCGGACAGGCGCATTGCGGCGGAACGCTTCCGTGGCCCCGCGGACCGTCAGTGCTTCTCCCGTCTGTGGTGGGCGGCCGAACTCTTTCGGAACGGGTCGGACTACGAGCCGGTCGAGGCCGCCTGTGGGAACCAGGACCTCATTCACACGGTTCTCCGGATGGAGCTGATCGACCACCGGCCCACCGCCCAGGCACTGGTCCGCCTTCTGCAGCAGGGGCAAGTCACCACCGGGCGAGAGATCTTCGGTCTCAGCGTCGCGATCAACGCGGCTGGCGCGACCCTGATCTACGACATCCTCGGGCAGGACCAACCCCGCGACCCTGTGCATCTGCGGGACTGGATCGCGGAAGCGGAGTCGGCGCCACCGGTCGAGCGGTACGAACTCCCGAAGGGGCCGGACGAGGACTCCGTCCCGGAGGAGTCCGTGGCAGCGCTCACCAGCTACTTTGCAGAGCTGTTCGAGACCGCGCCGGTCCGGGGTAGGAAGAGCACGGATTGA